The Exiguobacterium mexicanum genome includes a window with the following:
- a CDS encoding pirin family protein, translating to MTKRFERDVATHWPVAYKQPGYPHVQQGWVLPPERKNEFDPFILMAEDWFKRGTFSDHPHRGFQTITYVIDGRLEHIDNHGGHSILDAGDVQYMNAGWAARHAEEAVDDDLIHTLQLWLNLPKALKTTTTSYQNVYVEDAPVVPIDGGQVRVYSGEVGGATGPMDSLVPITMSEVSLKEGEVYEHVIPVNHNAFVYMLAGSVELGTSATPLEKTHVATLTFDETAEGESGLRIKATSRTKLLVYSGKPIREDYIAHGPFVMNTEDEIRQAFRDYHAGVFGPPAVK from the coding sequence ATGACGAAACGATTCGAGCGCGACGTCGCCACACATTGGCCCGTCGCTTATAAGCAACCTGGATATCCACACGTACAACAAGGTTGGGTCTTGCCCCCTGAGCGAAAAAACGAGTTCGACCCGTTCATCTTGATGGCCGAGGACTGGTTCAAACGCGGCACGTTCTCGGACCACCCGCATCGCGGTTTCCAAACGATCACCTACGTCATTGACGGACGACTCGAACATATCGACAACCACGGCGGCCATTCGATTTTAGATGCCGGAGACGTCCAGTACATGAACGCGGGCTGGGCGGCCCGACACGCCGAGGAGGCCGTCGACGACGACTTGATTCATACGCTGCAACTGTGGCTCAATTTACCGAAAGCGCTCAAAACGACGACGACGTCTTATCAAAACGTGTACGTCGAAGACGCCCCGGTCGTGCCAATCGACGGTGGACAAGTCCGTGTCTATTCGGGTGAGGTCGGCGGTGCGACAGGCCCGATGGACAGCCTTGTCCCGATCACAATGAGTGAAGTCAGCTTAAAGGAAGGTGAAGTCTATGAGCACGTCATCCCCGTGAATCATAACGCCTTCGTCTATATGCTCGCCGGTTCGGTCGAACTCGGGACGTCCGCGACACCGCTCGAAAAGACGCACGTAGCGACGCTCACGTTCGACGAGACGGCCGAGGGTGAGAGCGGACTCCGCATAAAAGCAACGTCACGCACGAAACTGCTTGTCTATTCAGGCAAACCGATTCGAGAAGACTATATCGCTCACGGCCCGTTCGTCATGAACACCGAGGATGAGATTCGCCAAGCGTTCCGCGACTATCACGCCGGTGTGTTCGGTCCCCCGGCCGTCAAATAA
- a CDS encoding aldo/keto reductase, whose amino-acid sequence MQRIELTEDLSFSRIIHGMWRLAEWDMSPQERLTFIEQCIELGITTFDHADIYGGYTCEGLFGEALRLNPSLRDQIEIVTKTGIKLTGSFNPGQTINHYDTTKEHIIRQAERSLKELAIDQIDTLLIHRPDPLMDPDEVAEAFITLQRSGKVRTFGVSNHVPATQQLLQSRLPFQLVTNQLELSPMQLKHFEDGSVDLCHEKRMPLMAWSPLAGGQLFTESQYAPLREKLEDVSDRHEASGIDAVVYAWLLKHPAKIMPIVGSGKIDRVKTAVGTLDIELTREEWFEILKAARGRDVD is encoded by the coding sequence ATGCAACGTATCGAACTGACAGAAGACTTATCATTCTCACGGATCATCCACGGCATGTGGCGTCTCGCTGAATGGGATATGAGCCCGCAGGAACGTCTCACGTTCATCGAGCAATGTATCGAACTCGGAATCACGACGTTCGACCACGCCGATATATACGGCGGCTATACATGTGAAGGACTATTCGGGGAAGCACTTCGCCTCAATCCTTCACTTCGCGATCAAATCGAGATCGTGACGAAGACTGGCATTAAACTGACAGGTTCTTTCAACCCAGGCCAAACAATCAATCATTATGATACGACGAAAGAGCATATCATCCGTCAAGCCGAGCGTTCACTCAAAGAGCTCGCCATTGACCAGATTGACACGCTGTTGATCCATCGTCCCGATCCGCTCATGGACCCGGACGAAGTCGCTGAGGCATTCATTACGTTACAACGCAGTGGAAAAGTCCGGACGTTCGGTGTCTCGAACCACGTACCGGCAACCCAACAGTTGCTCCAGTCACGCTTACCGTTCCAACTCGTGACGAATCAGCTCGAACTTTCACCGATGCAACTGAAACACTTCGAAGATGGTTCTGTCGACCTATGCCACGAGAAGCGGATGCCGCTCATGGCGTGGAGCCCGCTCGCCGGCGGTCAACTGTTCACCGAGTCACAGTATGCGCCGCTTCGCGAGAAACTCGAAGACGTCAGTGACCGCCACGAAGCGAGCGGTATCGATGCAGTCGTTTACGCATGGCTTTTGAAACACCCTGCCAAGATCATGCCGATCGTCGGATCTGGGAAAATTGACCGAGTCAAGACCGCCGTCGGCACGCTCGATATCGAGCTCACCCGTGAAGAATGGTTCGAAATTTTGAAGGCAGCCCGCGGCCGCGACGTCGATTGA
- a CDS encoding protein kinase family protein: MNHYEQYAGVTFERHGQDTRVTAYHPDLELHGIGRSAAVFRIKATRLVIKVFFPGYTYIAAEEAVIYRKLEGLPQFPGLYEAGPNYIVIDYIEGKTLFECLIEGIWIDPAYIKQVDEALIAARRLGLTPSDVHLRNLILTPDGRLYLIDLARFRQGQQVDHQWEDLKRMYRLYRLRFMPKRYSERWLNGVAYLYRTFVNDPRR; encoded by the coding sequence ATGAATCATTATGAACAATATGCGGGCGTCACGTTTGAGCGACACGGGCAAGACACGCGTGTGACCGCCTATCATCCTGACCTCGAACTGCACGGGATCGGGCGCAGTGCTGCCGTGTTCCGCATCAAAGCTACCCGACTCGTCATTAAAGTGTTTTTCCCTGGCTATACGTACATCGCGGCCGAGGAAGCCGTGATCTATCGGAAGCTCGAGGGATTGCCACAATTCCCGGGTCTGTACGAAGCAGGTCCGAACTATATCGTCATCGACTATATCGAAGGGAAGACACTGTTTGAATGTTTGATTGAAGGCATTTGGATCGACCCCGCGTACATCAAGCAAGTCGATGAGGCGCTCATAGCGGCCCGGCGACTCGGGTTGACCCCGTCCGATGTCCATTTGCGCAACCTCATCCTCACGCCGGACGGCCGACTCTATTTGATTGACTTGGCGCGATTCCGACAAGGGCAACAAGTCGATCACCAATGGGAAGATTTGAAGCGGATGTATCGGCTCTATCGCCTCCGTTTCATGCCGAAGCGGTATTCGGAGCGCTGGTTGAACGGTGTCGCCTACCTATATCGTACATTCGTGAACGACCCGAGACGTTAG
- a CDS encoding four-helix bundle copper-binding protein yields MAHRIYANELETLHDCVETCNYCLESCLEEHDVKMMVDCIRLDRECAAICSFLAEAMTRESAFVPELARACAVVCKACAQECEKHKHEHCQECARVCFECASMCDRLAA; encoded by the coding sequence ATGGCTCATCGAATTTATGCGAACGAACTGGAAACGTTGCACGATTGCGTGGAGACGTGCAATTACTGTCTTGAATCTTGTCTCGAGGAACATGACGTGAAGATGATGGTCGACTGTATCCGACTCGATCGTGAGTGCGCTGCAATCTGTTCATTCCTCGCCGAGGCGATGACACGGGAGTCGGCGTTCGTACCGGAACTGGCCCGGGCTTGTGCGGTCGTCTGTAAGGCGTGTGCCCAAGAGTGTGAGAAACATAAGCACGAACATTGTCAGGAATGTGCGCGCGTCTGTTTCGAGTGCGCATCGATGTGTGACCGTTTGGCAGCCTAA
- a CDS encoding GNAT family N-acetyltransferase produces the protein MIRNCRRDDLQAVLHIYNDAIVNSTAVYHYEPVTLQNRVAWYEDKKASRLPIIVWEEGDVVMGFATFGPFRPWPAYQYTVEHSVYVHPGYRGKGIGNKLLREIIRIGEEREVKTMIGGIDAANIASVKAHEKLGFVHSGTIKKAGYKFGKWLDLSFYQLDLKGPETPQEG, from the coding sequence ATGATTCGCAACTGCCGTCGAGACGACCTTCAAGCCGTTTTACATATTTACAATGACGCAATCGTCAACAGTACAGCTGTTTACCATTACGAGCCGGTGACGCTTCAAAATCGCGTCGCTTGGTACGAAGATAAAAAAGCGTCCAGGCTCCCGATCATCGTGTGGGAGGAAGGCGATGTCGTCATGGGATTTGCCACGTTCGGCCCGTTCCGTCCATGGCCGGCCTATCAGTATACGGTCGAGCACTCGGTGTACGTGCATCCCGGCTATCGGGGGAAAGGGATCGGGAATAAATTGCTCCGTGAAATCATCCGCATCGGTGAAGAACGGGAAGTGAAGACGATGATTGGTGGGATCGATGCCGCCAATATCGCGAGCGTCAAAGCCCATGAAAAATTAGGGTTCGTCCATTCAGGCACGATTAAAAAAGCCGGATACAAGTTTGGCAAATGGCTGGACTTATCGTTTTATCAGCTTGATTTGAAAGGCCCCGAGACTCCGCAAGAAGGCTGA